A stretch of the Meiothermus cerbereus DSM 11376 genome encodes the following:
- the mgtE gene encoding magnesium transporter, which translates to MYDSETLVGLEALKNALRESDAFKVKAALEELYPAQILEHWAEFAPEHRRAILTLLSPAEAAEVFSHLEEAEQAELLEALPPWRVKELLEELSLDDLADAINAVEEENSPEAAEALLQQLDPETRAEVEELAEYEEDEAGGIMTSEYIAVRDNMRVEEVFRFLRREAPDAEQIYVIYVVDAEQHLKGVLTLRDLIVADPKTRVSEIMNPDVIYVRDDTDQEEVARLMADYNFTVLPVVNEDKKLVGIVTIDDVVDVIEEEATEDIYRLGAVESPELVYSKSSVWELWSARVRWLIILIVTGSITSSILQGFESVLEAVTALAFYVPVLVGTGGNTGNQSSTLIVRALATRDVSLGDWLRIIRKELGVGVLLGITLAGLLTIKVLIDGQVQLLWVVGISLALVVLLANVVGAMLPLLLRRLKLDPALISNPLIATVTDVTGLVVYLSVARWLLEL; encoded by the coding sequence ATGTACGACAGCGAAACCTTGGTTGGGCTGGAAGCCCTCAAAAACGCTCTTCGCGAGAGTGACGCCTTCAAGGTTAAGGCTGCGCTGGAAGAGCTATACCCCGCACAGATCCTGGAACATTGGGCAGAGTTCGCCCCCGAGCACCGCCGGGCCATCCTGACCCTGCTCTCCCCCGCCGAGGCCGCGGAGGTCTTTAGCCACCTCGAGGAGGCCGAACAGGCCGAACTTCTGGAAGCCCTGCCGCCCTGGCGGGTCAAGGAACTGCTGGAGGAGCTTTCGCTCGACGACCTGGCCGATGCCATCAACGCCGTCGAGGAAGAAAACAGCCCCGAAGCTGCTGAAGCCTTGTTACAGCAGCTAGACCCCGAGACCCGGGCCGAGGTAGAAGAGCTGGCCGAGTACGAAGAGGACGAGGCCGGGGGCATCATGACCTCGGAGTACATCGCGGTACGGGACAATATGCGGGTCGAGGAGGTGTTCCGCTTCCTCAGGCGCGAGGCCCCGGACGCAGAGCAAATTTACGTGATTTACGTGGTAGATGCCGAGCAGCATCTAAAAGGGGTGCTTACCCTGCGTGACCTGATCGTGGCCGATCCCAAAACCCGCGTTTCGGAGATCATGAACCCCGATGTGATTTACGTGCGCGACGACACCGACCAGGAGGAAGTGGCCCGGCTGATGGCCGACTACAACTTTACGGTGCTGCCAGTAGTGAACGAGGACAAAAAACTGGTCGGGATCGTAACCATCGACGACGTAGTAGACGTAATCGAAGAGGAAGCCACCGAAGACATCTACCGCCTGGGTGCGGTGGAGTCGCCCGAGCTGGTGTACAGCAAATCGAGTGTGTGGGAGCTGTGGAGCGCCCGGGTACGCTGGCTGATTATCCTGATCGTGACCGGCAGCATTACCAGCAGCATTTTGCAGGGCTTCGAGTCGGTGCTCGAGGCCGTCACTGCCTTGGCCTTTTATGTGCCAGTGCTGGTAGGCACCGGGGGCAATACCGGAAACCAGTCCAGCACCCTGATTGTGCGAGCCCTGGCCACCCGCGACGTGTCTTTGGGCGACTGGCTGCGCATCATACGTAAGGAGCTGGGCGTTGGTGTGCTGCTGGGTATAACCCTGGCTGGCCTGCTAACCATCAAGGTACTGATTGACGGACAGGTTCAACTGCTGTGGGTGGTGGGCATTTCGCTAGCCCTGGTGGTGCTGCTGGCCAACGTGGTGGGCGCCATGTTGCCCCTGCTGCTACGACGGCTTAAGCTCGACCCCGCCCTTATTTCCAACCCCCTGATTGCCACCGTTACCGACGTAACCGGGCTGGTGGTATACCTGAGCGTGGCCCGCTGGCTGCTGGAGCTGTAA
- a CDS encoding ABC transporter permease, translating into MFSSLTRPIPKPLLAVAWLVGSAVVLPMLYLVLRAAEAEPHQLAEIVLRERNLQLLGNTLALLVGVIALTTALALPLAWITSRTDLRGKRFWTVLLVLPLAVPGYVGVFGFFGAAGASGWLESLLGFPWPRPTGYLGALGVLTLFTYPYLFLNLRAALLGLDVGLEESARSLGYRGLEVFWRVVLPQLRPALYAGWLLIGLHVLGDFGVVSLVRFETFSYAIYLQYSASFDRIYAAWLSLMLIGLTGSLLWLEARLLKNLSLSRVGLGSARRPQPARLGAWRLPAIALMGVPIVGALVVPLTSIVYWLAQYPGTYVNGLGGILEALRNSVQAAAPAAMLATCLALPLAYLGVRYPSRLARLLERTAYIGYATPPLAFALALIFFSLRGMPFLYQTLALLILAYALHFLAEAIGPIRSALYQAPPRLEEAARSLGYKPLQAFLKATFPLLRRGMLASMALVFLSAVKELPLTFLLAPVGYSTLSTRIWGYTSEAMFAEAAPYALLIVLFSAGLVGLLLSQERR; encoded by the coding sequence ATGTTTTCTAGTCTGACCCGACCCATCCCCAAACCCCTGCTGGCAGTGGCCTGGCTGGTGGGTTCGGCGGTGGTGTTGCCGATGCTGTACCTGGTGCTGCGGGCCGCCGAAGCCGAGCCCCACCAGCTCGCCGAGATTGTGTTGCGGGAGCGCAATCTACAGTTGCTTGGCAACACACTGGCGCTACTGGTGGGGGTGATTGCCCTTACGACGGCGCTGGCCCTCCCGCTGGCCTGGATTACCAGCCGCACCGACCTGCGGGGCAAGCGCTTTTGGACAGTTTTGCTGGTGCTGCCGCTGGCAGTGCCTGGATATGTGGGGGTGTTTGGGTTCTTTGGGGCCGCCGGGGCCAGCGGCTGGCTGGAAAGCTTGCTGGGCTTTCCCTGGCCCCGGCCCACGGGCTACCTGGGGGCCTTAGGGGTGCTGACCCTTTTTACCTACCCGTACCTGTTTTTGAACCTGCGGGCCGCACTCTTGGGGCTGGATGTGGGCCTCGAGGAGTCCGCCCGCAGCCTGGGCTACAGGGGCCTCGAGGTCTTCTGGCGGGTGGTGTTGCCCCAGCTCCGGCCCGCCCTGTATGCCGGCTGGCTCCTCATCGGGCTGCACGTGCTGGGCGACTTTGGGGTAGTCAGCCTGGTGCGCTTCGAAACCTTCAGCTATGCCATCTATCTGCAATACTCGGCCTCCTTCGACCGGATATATGCCGCCTGGCTCTCGCTGATGCTGATTGGGCTAACCGGAAGCCTGCTCTGGCTCGAGGCCCGCCTGCTCAAGAACCTCTCCCTGAGCCGGGTAGGGCTTGGTAGCGCAAGGCGACCCCAACCGGCCAGGCTGGGGGCCTGGCGGTTGCCCGCAATAGCCCTGATGGGGGTGCCCATTGTGGGGGCTCTGGTGGTACCGCTCACCTCCATTGTGTACTGGCTGGCACAGTACCCCGGCACCTATGTGAATGGCTTGGGTGGCATCCTGGAAGCCTTGCGAAACTCGGTTCAGGCCGCTGCCCCCGCAGCCATGCTGGCCACCTGTTTGGCCCTGCCCCTGGCCTACCTGGGGGTGCGCTACCCCAGCAGGCTCGCGAGGCTTCTCGAGCGCACCGCCTACATCGGCTACGCCACACCCCCGCTGGCCTTTGCCCTGGCCCTCATTTTCTTCAGTCTGCGCGGGATGCCCTTCCTTTACCAGACCCTGGCCCTGCTAATTCTGGCCTATGCGCTGCACTTCCTGGCCGAGGCCATCGGCCCCATCCGCAGCGCGCTCTACCAGGCCCCACCCCGGCTCGAGGAGGCCGCCCGCAGCCTGGGCTATAAACCCCTGCAGGCCTTCCTGAAAGCCACCTTCCCCCTGCTCAGGCGGGGCATGCTAGCCAGCATGGCCCTGGTGTTTTTGTCGGCGGTAAAGGAACTTCCCCTCACCTTCTTGCTGGCTCCGGTGGGGTATTCTACGCTTTCGACACGCATCTGGGGCTACACCTCGGAAGCCATGTTTGCCGAAGCGGCCCCCTATGCCCTCCTGATCGTGCTATTCTCGGCTGGATTGGTGGGCTTACTACTCTCCCAGGAACGACGATGA